From a region of the Emcibacter sp. SYSU 3D8 genome:
- the dnaE gene encoding DNA polymerase III subunit alpha produces the protein MADFIHLRVHSSYSLSEGAIHLKALTKLCAAHRMPAMAVTDTGNLFGALEQSVLMAEAGVQPIIGCIVRVSYAQAVLGQQPPEPAQVVLLVQSETGYRNLIKLVSRSFMETDATSEPRVSLEDLLAANEGLLLLTGGPDGPIGRLVQQNQPAAAEALAQRIAGVFAGRTYVEIQRHMQDDEQRTEAAFLDIAYKLDLPLVATNDVFFARREMYEAHDALLCIATGAYVGQTDRRRVTPEHYFKSAEEMKVLFADLPEAIDNTVTIARRCAFMVSTHKPILPKFSRDGDEVEELRAQARQGLELRLEQAVYGDGLDEAAKSEVARPYRERLEFELDVIVNMGFPGYFLIVSDFIKWAKEHDVPVGPGRGSGAGSVAAWSLQITDLDPLRFGLLFERFLNPERVSMPDFDIDFCQEKRGQVISYVQEKYGFDQVAQIITFGKLQARAALRDVGRVLEMPYGQVDRLCRMVPNNPAKPVTLAEAIEGEPRLQAERDGDESVAHLLETALKLEGLYRNASTHAAGVVIGDRPLDELVPLYRDPRSPMPVTQFNMKWVEPAGLVKFDFLGLKTLTVIERSVRLIRRRGIDIDIARLPLDDEKTFRMLSKGDAAGIFQLESSGMRDVLKNMRPDSFEDIIALVALYRPGPMDNIPTYIKRKHGEETPTYMHDWLKPVLEETYGVIIYQEQVMQIAQILAGYSLGQADLLRRAMGKKKQEEMDAQRASFVQGATAKGVDPEQASFIFNLVDKFAGYGFNKSHAAAYALVAYQTAWLKANYPVEFLAASMTLDAGNTDKLNMFRRELERLSIPLLPPDINRSGVEFEVEAVEGEQFGVRYALAAIRNVGAQAMHTVVDERDKAGPFADLGDLSRRIDPRQVNKRQLENLVRAGAFDSLNTNRAQSYEAAETILRHAAAAANDRTSNQAALFGGTGGGETVALKLPVVRDWSTMEKLSNEFDAVGFFLTAHPLDAYKRALKQQNVMTWLEAFAQMQRGMTGFRLAGVIARVQERKSQKGKPYAFVELSDSSGAFEVMFFSQQLLSHRELLVVNKSVVLTVEARMENDAPKLVANGVQTIDEVAAAAGMGLRIVIDSDKPFDVVRDILEQGGRGKGLVHVTLKLPEMSRQVELTLPDRYKISPRLRDSLETVPGILEVQEI, from the coding sequence TTGGCCGATTTCATCCATCTCCGCGTCCATTCGTCCTATTCGCTGTCCGAGGGTGCGATCCATCTGAAGGCGCTTACCAAGCTGTGCGCGGCGCACAGGATGCCGGCCATGGCGGTGACCGACACGGGCAATCTGTTCGGCGCGCTGGAGCAGTCGGTGCTGATGGCCGAGGCCGGCGTCCAGCCGATCATCGGCTGTATCGTGCGGGTGTCCTATGCACAGGCGGTGCTGGGCCAGCAGCCGCCCGAACCGGCGCAGGTGGTGTTGCTGGTGCAGAGCGAAACCGGCTACCGCAACCTGATCAAGCTGGTCAGCCGTTCGTTCATGGAGACCGACGCCACCAGCGAACCACGGGTGTCGCTCGAGGACCTGCTCGCTGCGAATGAGGGCTTGCTGCTGCTGACCGGCGGGCCGGATGGACCCATCGGCCGCCTGGTCCAGCAGAACCAGCCTGCGGCTGCCGAAGCGTTGGCGCAGCGCATCGCCGGTGTGTTCGCGGGCCGCACCTATGTGGAGATCCAGCGCCACATGCAGGACGACGAGCAGCGCACCGAGGCCGCGTTTCTCGATATCGCCTACAAGCTCGACCTGCCGCTGGTCGCCACCAACGATGTGTTCTTCGCCAGGCGCGAAATGTACGAGGCGCACGATGCCCTGCTGTGCATCGCCACCGGCGCCTATGTGGGCCAGACCGACCGGCGGCGCGTGACGCCCGAGCATTATTTCAAGTCGGCAGAAGAGATGAAGGTGCTGTTCGCCGACCTGCCCGAGGCCATCGACAACACGGTGACCATCGCCCGGCGCTGCGCCTTCATGGTCAGCACCCACAAGCCCATCCTGCCGAAATTCTCCCGTGACGGGGACGAGGTCGAGGAATTGCGGGCACAGGCGCGGCAAGGGCTCGAATTGCGGCTCGAACAGGCTGTCTATGGCGACGGCCTTGACGAGGCGGCGAAGAGCGAAGTCGCCAGGCCCTATCGCGAACGCCTCGAGTTCGAGCTCGACGTCATTGTCAATATGGGGTTTCCCGGCTACTTCCTGATCGTGTCCGACTTCATCAAGTGGGCCAAGGAGCATGATGTGCCGGTGGGGCCGGGCCGTGGCTCGGGCGCCGGTTCGGTAGCGGCCTGGTCGCTGCAGATCACCGATCTGGATCCGCTGCGCTTCGGCCTGCTGTTCGAGCGCTTCCTCAATCCCGAGCGCGTGTCGATGCCTGATTTCGACATCGATTTCTGCCAGGAGAAGCGCGGCCAGGTGATCTCCTATGTGCAGGAGAAGTACGGCTTCGATCAGGTTGCCCAGATCATCACCTTCGGCAAGCTGCAGGCCCGCGCGGCGCTGCGCGATGTCGGGCGCGTGCTGGAGATGCCCTACGGCCAGGTCGACCGGCTGTGCCGCATGGTCCCCAACAATCCGGCCAAGCCGGTGACGCTGGCCGAGGCCATCGAGGGCGAGCCCCGGCTGCAGGCCGAGCGTGACGGCGACGAGTCCGTGGCGCACCTGCTGGAGACCGCGCTGAAGCTCGAGGGCCTTTACCGCAACGCCTCGACTCACGCAGCCGGCGTGGTGATCGGCGACCGGCCGCTCGACGAACTGGTGCCGCTCTACCGCGATCCGCGATCGCCCATGCCTGTCACCCAGTTCAACATGAAGTGGGTCGAGCCGGCGGGGCTGGTGAAGTTCGACTTTCTCGGCCTGAAGACCCTGACCGTGATCGAACGCTCGGTACGGCTGATCCGGCGGCGCGGCATCGATATCGACATTGCCCGGCTGCCGCTCGATGACGAGAAGACCTTCAGGATGCTGTCGAAAGGCGATGCGGCCGGCATCTTCCAGCTTGAAAGTTCGGGCATGCGCGACGTGCTCAAGAACATGCGGCCTGACAGTTTCGAGGACATCATCGCGCTGGTGGCGCTCTACCGTCCCGGTCCCATGGACAACATCCCCACCTATATCAAGCGCAAGCATGGCGAGGAGACGCCCACCTACATGCACGACTGGCTGAAGCCGGTGCTGGAGGAAACCTACGGCGTCATCATTTACCAGGAACAGGTGATGCAGATCGCCCAGATCCTGGCCGGTTACAGCCTGGGCCAGGCCGATTTGCTGCGCCGCGCCATGGGCAAGAAGAAGCAGGAGGAGATGGACGCCCAGCGCGCCAGCTTCGTGCAGGGCGCCACGGCAAAGGGTGTCGATCCCGAGCAGGCATCGTTCATCTTCAACCTGGTGGACAAGTTCGCCGGCTATGGCTTCAACAAGTCCCACGCGGCGGCCTATGCGCTGGTCGCCTATCAGACGGCGTGGCTTAAGGCCAATTATCCGGTCGAGTTCCTGGCCGCGTCCATGACCCTGGACGCCGGCAACACCGACAAGCTGAACATGTTCCGCCGCGAACTGGAACGCCTGTCGATTCCGCTATTGCCGCCCGACATCAACCGCTCGGGCGTGGAGTTCGAGGTCGAAGCCGTCGAGGGCGAGCAGTTTGGCGTTCGCTATGCGCTCGCAGCGATACGGAATGTGGGCGCGCAGGCCATGCATACCGTGGTGGATGAGCGTGACAAGGCGGGGCCATTCGCGGACCTGGGCGACCTGTCGCGCCGGATCGACCCAAGGCAGGTCAACAAGCGGCAACTGGAGAATTTGGTCAGGGCAGGGGCGTTCGATTCCCTCAATACCAACCGTGCCCAATCGTACGAGGCCGCGGAGACCATTCTGCGCCATGCGGCGGCGGCGGCGAACGACCGCACGTCCAACCAGGCGGCGCTGTTCGGCGGCACGGGCGGCGGCGAGACAGTGGCGCTGAAGCTGCCTGTGGTGCGCGACTGGAGCACCATGGAAAAGCTGTCCAACGAATTCGACGCGGTCGGCTTCTTCCTGACCGCCCATCCGCTCGATGCCTACAAGCGCGCCCTGAAGCAGCAGAACGTCATGACCTGGCTTGAGGCCTTTGCCCAGATGCAGCGCGGCATGACCGGATTCCGCCTCGCGGGTGTGATCGCGCGCGTACAGGAACGCAAGTCGCAGAAGGGGAAGCCCTACGCGTTTGTCGAATTGTCCGATTCCAGCGGTGCGTTCGAGGTGATGTTCTTTTCCCAGCAATTGCTGTCCCACCGCGAATTGCTGGTGGTCAACAAGTCGGTCGTCCTTACCGTCGAGGCGCGCATGGAGAACGATGCGCCCAAGCTGGTCGCCAACGGTGTCCAGACCATCGACGAGGTTGCCGCCGCCGCCGGCATGGGGCTGCGCATCGTCATCGACAGCGACAAGCCGTTCGATGTGGTCAGGGACATCCTGGAGCAGGGCGGACGCGGCAAGGGACTGGTGCATGTCACGCTGAAGCTGCCGGAGATGAGCAGGCAGGTTGAGTTGACGTTGCCGGACCGATACAAGATATCGCCCAGGCTGCGGGACAGTCTCGAAACCGTCCCCGGCATCCTTGAAGTCCAGGAAATCTGA
- a CDS encoding energy transducer TonB, whose translation MRVLVLILIAIVSASASAKAAEPHRTGRSPAVIVGFVVRIDGTPDLSTLRIIESSGDPALDDKAWDEVNGYRFTPSTEDGEPVEYAHKLRIVFADPAPSNGMTMETAVIAAPPDKLVLTTDRPCAGMPVLTQAGPRTLGGFTVTGMPELIRRAKGVLFDAGVLESAIEASSNDDRLTVELDASHKPSRVIAAYHQIEDNAGYTDVTITPRLLPIDILIEAGCVGELIGVQPLPAPSASIPLNGF comes from the coding sequence GTGCGTGTTCTCGTTTTGATATTGATTGCAATCGTATCTGCGTCTGCATCGGCCAAGGCGGCAGAACCGCATCGAACCGGTAGATCTCCCGCAGTTATTGTGGGTTTCGTCGTCCGCATAGACGGCACTCCAGACCTGAGCACCCTGAGAATTATCGAAAGCAGTGGCGATCCGGCCTTGGATGACAAGGCCTGGGATGAAGTCAACGGATACCGCTTCACACCTTCAACTGAAGATGGCGAGCCCGTTGAGTACGCCCACAAACTGCGGATTGTCTTCGCTGATCCGGCGCCGTCGAACGGTATGACAATGGAAACGGCCGTCATAGCCGCGCCGCCGGATAAGCTAGTTCTGACAACTGACCGTCCGTGTGCAGGTATGCCGGTATTGACCCAAGCGGGACCGCGAACACTCGGTGGCTTCACCGTTACAGGAATGCCGGAGCTGATCCGACGGGCCAAGGGCGTCCTTTTCGATGCAGGTGTCCTGGAAAGCGCGATCGAGGCTTCGTCGAATGACGACCGGCTAACAGTCGAACTTGATGCGAGCCACAAGCCTTCCAGGGTGATAGCCGCTTATCACCAGATCGAGGACAATGCCGGCTACACCGACGTCACTATCACTCCACGACTCCTGCCAATTGATATTCTGATCGAGGCAGGATGTGTCGGCGAGTTGATTGGCGTTCAACCATTGCCAGCGCCCTCCGCCTCCATTCCTCTGAATGGCTTCTGA
- a CDS encoding ABC transporter ATP-binding protein, whose translation MSDTALKLVDLRKGFDAGQGRLEVLRGATIEVARGEVIALLGPSGAGKSTLLHIAGLLEAADSGEIILAGKSCARLSDFERTAIRRETVGFVYQFHNLLPEFSAADNVALPQMVAGKSQSAARARAKELLSRLGLGQRLEHYPSQLSGGEQQRVAICRALANKPKILFADEPTGNLDEATADAVFAELLRVAREDGVGALIATHNGALADRMDRRILLHNGMIEAG comes from the coding sequence GCCTCGAAGTGCTGCGCGGCGCCACGATCGAAGTGGCCCGCGGCGAGGTGATCGCCCTGCTCGGCCCGTCGGGCGCGGGCAAGTCGACGCTGCTGCATATCGCCGGTCTGCTGGAGGCCGCCGACAGCGGCGAAATCATCCTGGCGGGCAAATCCTGCGCCAGACTGTCCGATTTCGAGCGCACCGCGATCCGCCGCGAGACCGTGGGCTTCGTCTACCAGTTCCACAATCTGCTGCCCGAGTTCAGCGCCGCCGACAACGTGGCGCTGCCTCAGATGGTGGCGGGCAAGTCCCAATCCGCCGCCCGCGCCCGGGCCAAGGAATTGCTGTCGCGGCTCGGCCTCGGCCAGCGGCTGGAGCATTATCCGTCGCAATTGTCCGGCGGCGAGCAGCAGCGCGTCGCCATCTGCCGCGCCCTGGCCAACAAGCCGAAAATCCTGTTCGCCGACGAGCCCACGGGCAACCTGGACGAGGCGACCGCCGACGCGGTGTTCGCCGAATTGCTCCGCGTGGCCCGCGAGGACGGCGTCGGCGCGCTGATCGCCACCCACAACGGCGCGCTCGCCGACCGCATGGACCGGCGGATATTGCTGCACAACGGGATGATTGAGGCGGGTTAG